From Ignavibacteriales bacterium, the proteins below share one genomic window:
- a CDS encoding DNA-directed RNA polymerase subunit omega has product MAIKPINLTKIKASIPNLYEAVIVAAKRARKLNDDNKLEFNSLLSTMTSGHEDEFEDRENPEQMKLSLEFEKREKAHINAVKELVDAKIEYRYKSEKDK; this is encoded by the coding sequence CCTAACCAAAATAAAAGCGAGCATACCGAATCTTTATGAAGCCGTTATTGTTGCAGCAAAACGTGCACGGAAACTCAATGATGACAATAAACTCGAATTCAATTCGCTGTTAAGCACAATGACATCCGGACACGAAGATGAATTTGAAGACCGGGAAAATCCCGAACAGATGAAGCTTTCGTTAGAATTCGAAAAACGCGAGAAAGCTCATATCAATGCTGTGAAAGAATTAGTTGATGCAAAGATCGAATACAGATACAAATCAGAAAAAGATAAATAA